In Candidatus Cloacimonadota bacterium, a single genomic region encodes these proteins:
- a CDS encoding Na/Pi cotransporter family protein yields MTFLDLLNLLGGLALFIFGMNKMSDNLQAVAGNEMRRTLKKITNTPFKGVLVGLGITAIIQSSSATSVMIIGLVNAGIMTLQQAVGVVMGANIGTTVTAQLIAFNIGEIAYLFVIVGVVGMFVKRSRKMEHWSQIILGFGLLFVGLSVMSHSVSGLKESQTAINILSQAAEYPLLAILAGMLFTMAIQSSSASVGIVIVLANAGLISFEGALYLVYGDNIGTTVTAWLAGLGANNTAKRVALVHTLFNVFGTAIFAALTWLGYYKAFVNLITPGNVYSAILAERNIARHIANAHTFFNVLNTFMMLPLAGFLARIATRVIPKDPEDIISLGEPKHLNYHLINDSQLAIDQSLKEMREMLRLVRLGLFVSYEAFRDKNYKKQIRVSRIENAIDHLQREITRYLVAVNERTNAQTIIQKIPALLHSVNDIEKIGDFTEEVNRILNYQIPAQKNPLCSDFRAMIDDLHARVTEMLDLSIEYIEEFKPIYTFQIIELEGRINEMHRSLRARIMDQIQNAECDPVGGLNTIDYIDAMELIADKLKNLVKAGTHDFIYKLDVLKTDGDNHPDEPSGS; encoded by the coding sequence ATGACATTCCTCGACCTTCTGAACCTTTTGGGCGGCCTCGCGCTCTTCATCTTCGGCATGAACAAGATGAGCGACAACCTGCAGGCCGTGGCCGGAAACGAGATGCGCCGCACCCTCAAGAAGATCACCAACACCCCGTTCAAGGGCGTTTTGGTGGGCCTCGGCATCACCGCCATCATCCAAAGTTCCTCCGCCACCTCGGTGATGATCATCGGCCTGGTGAACGCCGGGATCATGACCCTGCAGCAAGCTGTGGGCGTGGTGATGGGGGCCAATATCGGCACCACGGTCACCGCCCAGCTGATCGCCTTCAACATCGGCGAGATCGCCTATCTTTTCGTGATCGTGGGCGTGGTGGGGATGTTCGTGAAGCGCAGCCGCAAGATGGAGCACTGGAGCCAGATCATCCTCGGTTTCGGCCTCCTCTTCGTGGGGCTCAGCGTGATGTCCCACTCCGTGAGCGGCCTCAAGGAATCCCAAACGGCCATCAACATCCTCAGCCAGGCCGCGGAATACCCGCTGCTGGCGATCCTGGCCGGGATGCTCTTCACCATGGCGATCCAGAGTTCCTCCGCCTCCGTGGGGATCGTGATCGTGCTGGCCAATGCCGGCCTGATCTCCTTTGAAGGAGCGCTCTACCTGGTTTACGGCGACAACATCGGCACCACCGTCACCGCCTGGCTGGCCGGATTGGGAGCGAACAACACCGCCAAGCGCGTGGCTTTGGTCCACACTCTCTTCAACGTGTTCGGAACCGCCATTTTCGCCGCCCTCACCTGGCTGGGCTATTACAAGGCCTTCGTGAACCTCATCACCCCCGGAAACGTTTACTCCGCCATCCTGGCCGAGCGCAACATCGCCCGCCACATTGCCAACGCCCACACCTTCTTCAACGTTCTGAACACTTTCATGATGCTGCCTCTGGCGGGATTTCTGGCCAGGATCGCCACCCGGGTGATTCCCAAGGACCCCGAGGACATTATCTCCCTGGGCGAGCCCAAACACCTGAACTACCATCTGATCAACGATTCCCAGCTCGCCATCGACCAATCACTGAAGGAAATGCGGGAAATGCTGCGCCTCGTGCGCCTTGGCCTCTTCGTTTCCTATGAGGCTTTCCGCGACAAGAATTACAAGAAACAGATCCGCGTTTCCCGCATCGAAAATGCCATCGACCACCTCCAGCGCGAGATCACCCGCTACCTGGTGGCCGTCAACGAGCGCACCAACGCCCAAACCATCATCCAGAAGATCCCCGCCCTCCTCCACAGCGTGAACGACATCGAAAAAATCGGCGACTTCACCGAAGAGGTGAACCGCATCCTGAACTACCAGATCCCCGCCCAGAAAAACCCCCTCTGCTCCGATTTCCGCGCCATGATCGACGACCTGCACGCCCGCGTGACCGAGATGCTCGACCTTTCCATCGAATACATCGAGGAATTCAAACCCATCTACACCTTCCAGATCATCGAGCTCGAAGGCCGCATCAACGAAATGCACCGCAGCCTCCGCGCCCGGATCATGGACCAGATCCAAAACGCCGAATGCGACCCCGTGGGCGGCCTTAATACCATCGACTACATCGATGCCATGGAACTCATCGCCGACAAACTCAAAAACCTCGTCAAGGCTGGCACGCACGACTTCATCTACAAGCTGGACGTCTTGAAAACCGACGGGGATAACCATCCGGATGAACCCAGCGGAAGCTGA
- a CDS encoding phosphotransferase: MSQALYSSAKATVELLPRSVVKRFNDPEDFYRELRVYQAGLPMVPKLLRFGEREWIEMERVMGQPHLDADFGPEAASRLAIALAGFHRAWFSEGVCLCHWDNQPKNILRAGDDFWFIDFSESRLAPPEADLTHLLLFWAAEYHAEAFRTLCGAFLEAYAKVIPLPPNPWQTALQRSLERFSARRRNHSRRRHHVGQGDFAANLQFLSSLGNETP, translated from the coding sequence TTGAGCCAGGCTTTGTACAGCTCCGCCAAAGCCACTGTGGAACTCCTGCCCCGCTCGGTGGTAAAACGCTTCAACGATCCGGAGGATTTTTACCGCGAACTGCGGGTCTATCAGGCCGGATTGCCGATGGTGCCGAAGCTGCTGCGCTTTGGAGAGCGGGAATGGATCGAGATGGAGCGGGTCATGGGCCAGCCCCATCTGGACGCGGATTTCGGGCCTGAAGCCGCCAGCCGCCTCGCCATTGCGCTCGCCGGCTTCCACCGTGCCTGGTTTAGCGAAGGCGTCTGCCTTTGCCACTGGGACAACCAACCCAAAAACATCCTCCGCGCCGGAGATGATTTCTGGTTCATCGACTTCAGCGAATCCCGCCTCGCCCCGCCGGAAGCGGACCTCACCCACCTTCTTCTCTTCTGGGCGGCGGAGTACCACGCAGAGGCATTCAGAACGCTCTGTGGCGCGTTTCTGGAGGCTTACGCGAAAGTCATCCCCCTGCCCCCCAACCCCTGGCAAACGGCCCTCCAGCGCAGCCTGGAGCGCTTTTCAGCCCGCCGCCGAAACCACTCCCGCCGGCGCCATCACGTTGGCCAGGGCGATTTCGCGGCCAACCTTCAGTTTCTCTCCTCCCTGGGCAATGAAACTCCTTGA
- a CDS encoding SMP-30/gluconolactonase/LRE family protein, with protein MAISKRRIILILIIAVLALATAFILLRHLFPASLNRPESIAWNDSTRTFMVSNVGSGQILSLDEEGHYSVFAKGLEAPRGLRVVDELLYVTDNTRIVALDLASGDQKASIPIKGAMMLNDIEKDHLGRIYITDTKANCVHVFDPGTKLTTQLSSPLLKAPNGIVYDGPRRQMFIVGLTEESPILALNVNTQAFSVFQDTLYNKLDGIAIDELGRIYYSSWGEQCIFMIPQEQNRTEIWQAELQSPADIYYHQPGNEILVPLMEKNEIRRFKVD; from the coding sequence ATGGCCATAAGTAAACGCAGGATCATCCTGATCCTCATCATAGCCGTGCTGGCGTTGGCCACCGCGTTCATCCTGCTGAGGCATCTCTTCCCCGCCAGCCTGAACCGCCCGGAAAGCATCGCCTGGAATGATTCCACCCGTACTTTCATGGTCTCCAATGTGGGCAGCGGCCAGATCCTCAGCCTTGATGAGGAAGGGCACTACTCCGTGTTTGCCAAAGGGCTGGAGGCCCCCCGCGGCCTCAGGGTGGTGGATGAACTGCTCTATGTGACGGACAACACCCGCATCGTGGCCCTGGACCTGGCCTCCGGCGATCAGAAAGCCAGCATCCCCATCAAGGGCGCGATGATGCTCAACGACATCGAGAAAGACCACCTTGGCCGAATCTACATCACCGATACCAAAGCCAACTGCGTCCATGTTTTCGACCCTGGCACCAAACTCACCACCCAGCTCAGCTCACCCCTGCTGAAAGCGCCCAACGGCATCGTGTACGACGGTCCCCGCCGCCAGATGTTCATCGTGGGCCTCACCGAAGAATCGCCCATCCTGGCCCTGAACGTGAACACCCAGGCCTTCAGCGTCTTCCAGGACACCCTTTACAACAAGCTGGACGGCATCGCCATCGACGAGCTGGGCCGCATCTATTACAGCTCCTGGGGCGAACAGTGCATCTTCATGATCCCTCAGGAACAGAACCGCACCGAGATCTGGCAAGCGGAACTCCAGTCCCCGGCTGACATCTATTACCACCAGCCCGGCAACGAGATCCTTGTGCCGCTGATGGAAAAAAACGAGATCCGGCGCTTCAAGGTGGATTGA
- the cysS gene encoding cysteine--tRNA ligase → MLLYNTAKRAKEEFVPLTPGRVKMYACGPTVYNYFHIGNARAFLTFDVLRRYFEFRGYKVDYVQNITDIEDKIIAQALEEEVPFKEVADKYAKAFLEDSAALGIRKPTHQPRATEVLPEITAAIAALVKSGHAYEVNGDVYFDTASLPEYGQLSGKKTEEQLPGARVLENHQKRNPADFTLWKAGKPGEPVWNSPWGEGRPGWHTECVVMGQKYLGETFDIHGGGTDLVFPHHENELAQALALTGKPLARYWMHNGFLNIDGDKMSKSLNNFFTARDILAQHSAEAIRFFFLSKHYRSPIDFNRGIIKESERAVNNFYAALRAVDYKNIICSRDGSFDASEQAFTETMDDDMNTAKALAVLFDLARHCKNGQLPRAQREQAALMLVRLGEVLGFFSDLCGKLSKDLPDLSRQLVELLLSYRREARENKDWKLSDRIRDDLSSLGVELRDTPGGCTWKLKD, encoded by the coding sequence ATGCTTTTGTACAACACCGCCAAGCGCGCCAAAGAGGAATTTGTTCCCCTCACCCCGGGCCGGGTGAAAATGTATGCCTGCGGCCCCACTGTTTACAACTATTTTCACATCGGCAACGCCCGCGCCTTCCTCACCTTCGACGTCCTCCGCCGCTACTTTGAATTCCGCGGCTACAAGGTGGATTACGTGCAAAACATCACCGACATCGAGGACAAGATCATCGCCCAGGCGCTGGAGGAGGAGGTGCCCTTCAAGGAAGTCGCCGACAAATATGCCAAAGCCTTTCTGGAGGACAGCGCCGCCCTCGGCATCCGCAAGCCCACCCATCAGCCCCGGGCCACGGAAGTGCTGCCGGAGATCACCGCCGCCATCGCCGCCCTGGTGAAAAGCGGCCACGCCTACGAGGTGAACGGAGACGTCTATTTCGACACAGCCTCCCTGCCTGAATACGGCCAGCTTTCAGGCAAAAAGACCGAAGAACAGCTTCCCGGCGCCAGAGTGCTGGAAAACCACCAGAAACGCAATCCAGCCGATTTCACCCTCTGGAAAGCCGGAAAACCCGGAGAGCCAGTCTGGAACAGTCCCTGGGGCGAAGGACGGCCAGGCTGGCACACCGAATGCGTGGTGATGGGCCAGAAATATCTGGGCGAAACCTTCGACATCCACGGCGGCGGCACCGACCTCGTTTTCCCCCATCACGAGAATGAGCTCGCCCAGGCCCTCGCCCTCACCGGCAAACCCCTGGCCAGATACTGGATGCACAACGGCTTTCTGAACATCGACGGCGACAAGATGAGCAAAAGCCTGAACAATTTCTTCACCGCGCGCGACATCCTGGCCCAGCACAGCGCCGAGGCCATCCGCTTCTTCTTCCTCTCGAAGCACTACCGCTCCCCCATCGATTTCAACCGCGGGATCATCAAGGAATCCGAACGCGCCGTGAACAACTTTTATGCCGCCCTCCGCGCAGTCGACTACAAGAACATCATCTGTTCCCGCGACGGCAGCTTCGACGCCTCCGAACAGGCCTTCACCGAGACCATGGACGACGACATGAACACCGCCAAAGCCCTCGCCGTGCTCTTCGATCTCGCCCGCCACTGCAAAAACGGGCAATTGCCGAGGGCTCAACGGGAGCAGGCCGCGTTGATGCTGGTGCGGCTGGGAGAGGTGCTGGGCTTCTTCTCCGATCTGTGCGGGAAGCTGAGCAAAGACCTGCCGGACCTGTCCCGCCAGCTGGTGGAACTGCTGCTAAGCTATCGCCGCGAAGCCCGCGAGAACAAGGATTGGAAGCTTTCGGACCGGATCCGGGACGACCTGTCCTCGCTGGGCGTGGAACTGCGTGACACCCCCGGCGGCTGCACCTGGAAACTAAAAGATTAG
- the porU gene encoding type IX secretion system sortase PorU — MRRLISALAFLLFATAAFSSVRVLESSANQLLLEFRLDEYELSEVEDMLRVDVAGLDYETRPGAPLLPLEEVRVALPPGGGVSAVLISSSQRQATLSKRLLPVPEVRMNEGLSEHIYLIDESLYNAAGMPLLTTTAGSSFRGVDFSALEVRPFAYDGSFGLTVTEQALIRIDIAGDTSHRSLPQSDELLDLFSSTLLNPRQARQWQNQTRNPVYYADFSRADYWLRLETDREGMFRIGPEQLTGFPLADIDPRSFRLFSNGGKLLPFTIINPGNEFAEIPIRVIGEEDGSFDPADYIVFHGTTRDGTDKNVSLQNSQTYFNPYSGNTVYWLTFAGEFGGDPLRMETLPAQQSWFAETSKFRELTRLETESQRREIIGFDWYMTRMFGNANADYEFELQLPDLDPSTSQALSFTIRQEEVNDSIWHNINVFVNGVPVPSDTLGSITFSWRGTGQYLFYKNVSSFVSGQNTVRIRVLRNSTDNLFLNWITVDHTRVIAKGSVQSFVNQMALNYEVPVRYNLAGSTDTRVYRVNGLTDVKMVPLQSSAGQNYFVSAGFSDTKYWLSNDSELHSPVNFSLVETPDLALSQTQCDNVIITADEFSAQAQSLADMYLQDHGKRSLVVKQSDIFNQFNGGHPDPAALRQFLRYAWHNYPSPRISSVTLIGLGTIDWRNNSGQAQDKNKLIIYQRNVIASDDYFVMLTQSSHPELAIGRYPVTSSTELANMLSNRENYVRNPQNGWWRNSTVLLGDDLFNGSSTAYENIHTRQTETAGNIIHPSILTDKIFAWGYEYDEFQNKPTARDDMMAAINAGRLIWLYIGHGAYDKLGAEDYFNGASDMGRFNNQDKLPLFMAASCSVSHFDYWGFESLGQKSVLLNNLGAIASYSASRTSAPYSNAPMMEFLLDNLTNGRNPLGQSIMMAKVLFTQSNDNDATYVLLGDPLLNVVPPLRDSLMTVSGQALQGETLHARDLATVSGSFLSSPVNGTAEIKAFNTKTAFEFDGQTHVTHRGAPLFSGSVTVNGGAYQSGFIVPDDVTTGNTGLIVSYLWDPALKQDYTNYHHPLALSDAAVTADNPDAPEIKLYLGSYDFRPGDTVGTQTTLYARISDSNGINVTGSSGHNLLLILDNALQPVPVTDNFSYDLDSHTAGLLTYPLAGLSEGPHTLQVIAFDNFNLPSVASTEFNVKESGELAIERFLIYPNPMQSSTSFTFMLSRDCDLSLDIYSVTGKKIHSFQASGRQGFNAIPWDGRDKRGDRFANNTYFVKLRASADGLKAEATERLVIYK; from the coding sequence GTGAGAAGGCTCATTTCCGCGCTGGCCTTTCTGCTGTTTGCCACCGCAGCCTTTTCTTCCGTGCGGGTGCTGGAAAGTTCGGCCAACCAACTCCTGCTGGAATTCCGGCTGGACGAATATGAACTGAGCGAGGTGGAGGATATGCTGCGCGTGGACGTGGCCGGGCTGGATTATGAAACCCGCCCCGGAGCTCCGCTGCTGCCGCTGGAAGAGGTCCGGGTGGCCCTGCCTCCTGGAGGCGGGGTCAGCGCCGTGCTGATCAGCTCCAGCCAACGCCAGGCCACTCTGTCCAAACGACTCTTGCCGGTGCCGGAAGTCCGCATGAACGAAGGTCTTTCCGAACACATTTACCTGATCGACGAAAGCCTCTATAACGCTGCAGGCATGCCGTTGCTCACCACCACCGCCGGATCCAGCTTCCGGGGCGTGGATTTCAGCGCTTTGGAGGTCCGTCCTTTCGCCTATGACGGGAGCTTTGGCTTGACCGTCACGGAACAGGCCCTGATCAGGATCGACATTGCCGGCGACACCTCCCACCGGAGCCTGCCCCAGAGCGACGAACTGCTGGACCTGTTCAGTTCCACCCTGCTCAATCCCAGGCAGGCCAGGCAGTGGCAAAACCAGACCCGGAACCCAGTTTACTACGCCGATTTCTCCAGGGCCGACTACTGGCTGCGCCTGGAAACCGACCGGGAGGGCATGTTCCGCATCGGGCCTGAGCAACTCACGGGATTTCCCCTCGCCGACATCGATCCCCGCTCTTTCCGCCTCTTCAGCAACGGCGGCAAGCTGCTGCCCTTCACGATCATCAATCCCGGCAACGAGTTCGCGGAGATCCCCATCCGCGTTATTGGTGAAGAGGACGGCAGTTTTGATCCCGCCGACTACATCGTGTTCCACGGCACCACCCGGGACGGCACGGACAAGAACGTAAGCCTGCAAAACAGCCAGACATATTTCAACCCCTATTCCGGAAACACAGTTTACTGGCTCACCTTTGCCGGTGAGTTCGGCGGAGACCCCCTGCGGATGGAAACGCTGCCCGCGCAGCAAAGCTGGTTCGCTGAGACCTCCAAATTCCGCGAACTGACCCGCCTGGAAACGGAAAGCCAGCGCCGCGAGATCATAGGCTTCGACTGGTACATGACGCGCATGTTCGGCAACGCCAATGCTGATTACGAGTTCGAGCTCCAGTTGCCCGACCTCGACCCCTCCACTTCCCAGGCCCTCAGTTTCACCATCCGCCAGGAAGAGGTGAACGACAGCATCTGGCACAACATCAACGTCTTCGTGAATGGAGTACCGGTACCTTCCGATACCCTGGGCTCAATCACTTTCAGCTGGCGGGGCACAGGCCAGTATCTCTTTTACAAAAACGTTTCCAGCTTCGTAAGCGGCCAAAACACCGTTCGGATAAGGGTTTTGAGAAATTCCACCGACAACCTGTTCCTGAACTGGATCACGGTGGACCACACCCGCGTCATTGCCAAGGGCAGCGTCCAGAGTTTCGTGAACCAAATGGCCCTCAATTATGAAGTCCCCGTCCGCTACAACCTTGCCGGCAGCACCGACACCCGCGTTTACCGGGTGAACGGCCTGACGGACGTGAAGATGGTGCCGCTGCAGAGTTCCGCCGGGCAGAATTACTTTGTGAGCGCGGGCTTTAGCGACACCAAGTATTGGCTCAGCAACGATTCTGAGCTCCACAGCCCGGTGAATTTCAGCTTGGTGGAAACCCCTGACCTCGCCCTCAGCCAAACGCAATGCGACAACGTGATCATCACCGCCGACGAGTTTTCTGCCCAGGCCCAGTCCCTGGCGGACATGTATCTCCAGGACCATGGCAAACGCAGCCTGGTGGTGAAGCAGAGCGACATCTTCAACCAGTTCAACGGCGGCCATCCCGATCCCGCTGCTTTACGCCAGTTCCTGCGCTACGCCTGGCACAACTACCCCTCGCCCCGGATCAGCTCCGTGACCCTGATCGGCCTCGGCACCATCGACTGGCGCAACAATTCCGGCCAGGCCCAGGACAAGAACAAACTGATCATCTATCAACGCAATGTGATCGCCTCGGACGATTACTTCGTGATGCTCACCCAGTCATCCCATCCTGAACTAGCCATCGGACGCTATCCCGTGACCAGTTCCACCGAACTGGCGAACATGCTCTCCAACCGGGAAAACTACGTGCGCAACCCCCAGAACGGCTGGTGGCGCAATTCCACCGTGCTGCTGGGCGACGATCTCTTCAACGGCAGTTCCACCGCCTATGAGAACATCCACACCCGCCAGACCGAGACCGCCGGAAACATCATCCATCCCAGCATCCTCACCGACAAGATCTTTGCCTGGGGATACGAATACGACGAATTTCAAAACAAACCCACGGCCCGGGATGACATGATGGCCGCCATCAATGCCGGCCGCCTGATCTGGCTCTACATAGGCCACGGCGCTTACGACAAGCTGGGCGCGGAGGATTACTTCAACGGCGCTTCGGACATGGGCCGCTTCAACAATCAGGACAAGCTGCCCCTGTTCATGGCCGCCTCCTGCTCGGTTTCCCACTTCGACTACTGGGGCTTTGAAAGCCTGGGCCAGAAGAGCGTGCTGCTGAACAACCTCGGAGCCATCGCCTCCTATTCCGCCAGCCGCACCAGCGCCCCTTACAGCAATGCCCCCATGATGGAGTTTCTGCTGGACAACCTCACCAACGGCCGCAACCCGCTGGGGCAATCCATCATGATGGCCAAGGTCCTCTTCACCCAGAGCAACGACAACGACGCCACCTACGTGCTGCTGGGCGACCCCCTGCTGAACGTGGTCCCACCCCTCAGAGACAGTCTGATGACCGTATCCGGACAGGCTTTGCAGGGGGAAACCCTGCACGCCAGGGACTTGGCCACGGTATCCGGATCCTTCCTCTCCTCGCCGGTTAACGGCACCGCTGAGATCAAGGCCTTTAATACGAAAACGGCATTCGAATTCGACGGACAGACCCACGTGACCCACCGCGGTGCGCCTCTCTTTTCCGGTAGCGTCACCGTGAACGGAGGCGCTTACCAAAGCGGGTTCATCGTTCCGGATGACGTGACCACCGGCAACACAGGCCTGATCGTTTCCTACCTTTGGGACCCCGCGCTGAAACAGGATTACACGAACTACCACCACCCCCTGGCCCTCAGCGACGCTGCCGTGACCGCCGACAACCCCGACGCTCCGGAGATCAAGCTTTATCTGGGCAGCTACGATTTCCGCCCCGGCGACACCGTTGGCACCCAAACCACACTCTACGCCAGGATCTCGGACAGCAACGGGATAAACGTGACAGGCAGCTCCGGACACAATCTGCTGCTGATCTTGGACAACGCGCTCCAGCCGGTGCCGGTTACGGATAATTTCAGCTACGACCTCGATTCCCACACTGCCGGCCTGCTCACCTATCCCTTGGCCGGGCTCAGCGAAGGCCCCCACACCCTGCAAGTGATCGCTTTTGACAACTTCAACCTCCCCTCCGTGGCCTCCACCGAGTTCAACGTGAAGGAGAGCGGCGAGCTCGCCATCGAGCGCTTCCTCATCTACCCGAACCCCATGCAAAGCTCCACCAGCTTCACTTTCATGCTCTCCCGCGATTGCGACCTCAGCCTGGACATCTATTCCGTCACCGGTAAAAAGATCCACAGCTTCCAGGCCAGCGGACGCCAGGGTTTCAACGCCATTCCCTGGGACGGCAGGGACAAGCGTGGCGACCGTTTCGCGAACAACACCTATTTCGTGAAGCTGCGCGCCTCCGCCGACGGCCTCAAAGCCGAGGCCACCGAACGCCTGGTGATCTATAAATAA
- a CDS encoding 23S rRNA (pseudouridine(1915)-N(3))-methyltransferase RlmH encodes MILRILQVGKTRSGWLKEGIAEYLMRLAPMVRLEVADIADVSLKTAGSPDAVKAKDAALCLKRLAPDDFVILLDERGEAKTSLEFAAFLNNLSTEKSVVFLIGGVYGIHASLKNRANACLCLSSLTFTHQLARLVLIEQIYRALMINQGRSYHH; translated from the coding sequence GTGATCCTGCGCATCCTCCAGGTTGGTAAAACCCGGTCAGGCTGGCTAAAGGAAGGCATCGCCGAATACCTGATGCGCCTGGCCCCGATGGTGAGGCTGGAGGTGGCGGACATCGCGGACGTGAGCCTCAAAACAGCCGGCAGCCCGGACGCCGTGAAAGCCAAAGATGCCGCCCTCTGCCTCAAACGCCTGGCCCCAGATGATTTTGTGATCCTCTTGGACGAACGCGGAGAAGCGAAAACTTCGCTTGAATTTGCCGCGTTTCTGAATAACTTGTCTACAGAGAAGTCGGTTGTTTTCCTGATCGGCGGGGTGTATGGCATCCACGCCAGCCTGAAAAACCGGGCCAATGCCTGCCTCTGCCTGTCGTCGCTGACTTTCACCCATCAGCTGGCGCGGTTGGTTTTGATCGAACAAATCTACCGCGCGCTGATGATCAACCAAGGTAGAAGCTACCACCATTAA
- a CDS encoding phosphate acetyltransferase has protein sequence MYKNFDEMVSAVKASRRGTVIISAAQTESVLDAAILAQQDNLADCLLVGDKPQILALLEQMAPQHVNSFEIVDIGPDSVKAAKVSVQLAREGRGDIILKGKTDSGQLLRAVLDKENGLRVSDVISDVLAYEHPEGLKLLSDGGVNLAPDLKEKVAIVKNAVQVAHSLGSPEPKVAMITAVETVNPKMPATLDAALISRMNARNQITGCIVEGPLAFDNAVDINAAKIKGIESPVAGIADVFIVPNIEAGNIFGKMLTYYCGWRVAHVVVGTKAPILIPSRADRGELKMLCMAMALACMNK, from the coding sequence ATGTACAAGAACTTCGACGAAATGGTGAGCGCCGTGAAAGCCAGCCGGCGCGGCACCGTGATCATCTCGGCCGCGCAAACTGAATCCGTGCTCGACGCGGCGATCCTGGCCCAACAGGATAACCTGGCCGACTGCCTGCTGGTGGGCGACAAGCCCCAGATCCTGGCCCTGCTGGAACAAATGGCTCCGCAACATGTGAATTCCTTTGAGATCGTGGATATCGGCCCGGACTCGGTGAAAGCCGCCAAAGTGAGCGTCCAGCTGGCCCGGGAAGGCAGAGGCGACATCATTTTGAAAGGCAAGACCGATTCCGGCCAGCTGCTGCGGGCTGTTCTGGACAAGGAAAACGGCTTGCGCGTGAGCGACGTGATCTCGGACGTGCTGGCCTATGAACATCCTGAAGGCCTGAAACTGCTTAGCGACGGCGGAGTGAATCTGGCCCCCGACCTGAAGGAAAAGGTTGCCATCGTGAAAAACGCCGTTCAGGTGGCCCACAGCCTGGGTTCCCCCGAGCCAAAAGTGGCCATGATCACCGCCGTGGAAACGGTGAATCCCAAGATGCCGGCTACGCTTGACGCGGCCCTCATCTCGCGGATGAACGCCCGCAACCAGATCACCGGCTGCATTGTGGAAGGTCCCCTCGCTTTCGACAACGCGGTCGATATCAATGCCGCGAAGATCAAGGGCATCGAATCCCCCGTAGCCGGGATCGCGGACGTCTTCATCGTGCCCAACATCGAGGCCGGGAACATCTTTGGCAAGATGCTCACCTACTATTGCGGCTGGCGCGTGGCGCACGTGGTGGTGGGCACCAAGGCCCCGATCCTGATCCCCTCCCGGGCCGACCGTGGCGAACTGAAAATGCTCTGCATGGCGATGGCCCTGGCCTGCATGAACAAGTGA
- a CDS encoding RNA polymerase sigma factor RpoD/SigA, translating into MNRENVFADQALQNYLKEISKFQALSREEEHELGIRAQAGDHEAINRLVQANLKFVVKIASRYQNRGLSLSELISEGNIGLLKAIEKFDPEKDIKLISYAIWWIKQRIMLAVSEKSSLIRVPLGKSSSAHRVKATQDRIYAETGLTASNEELSEKMNVTEKSIEQLQDQMIETTSFDELISSGDFQEFSTRDMIADEHFADPQQMYHRERLQEKINRAIDKLDQREADIIRTYYGLNAEQETQNFAQIAETMGLSRERVRQIQKEALKKILSDLKPEEDALVDEFIEKYST; encoded by the coding sequence ATGAACCGGGAAAATGTATTTGCAGACCAAGCGCTGCAGAACTACCTAAAGGAAATCTCCAAGTTTCAGGCTTTGAGCCGCGAAGAGGAGCACGAACTGGGCATCCGGGCCCAGGCCGGTGACCACGAAGCGATCAACCGGCTGGTGCAGGCGAACCTCAAATTTGTGGTCAAGATAGCCTCCCGCTACCAAAACCGGGGCCTGTCCCTGTCTGAACTGATCAGCGAAGGCAACATCGGCCTGCTGAAAGCGATCGAAAAGTTCGATCCGGAAAAGGACATCAAACTGATCTCCTACGCCATCTGGTGGATCAAACAGCGCATCATGCTGGCTGTTTCGGAAAAAAGCTCCCTGATCCGTGTGCCGCTGGGGAAATCCAGCTCCGCGCACCGCGTGAAGGCAACCCAGGACCGCATCTACGCCGAGACTGGACTCACGGCCTCCAACGAGGAACTGAGCGAAAAGATGAACGTAACGGAAAAATCCATCGAACAGCTACAGGACCAGATGATCGAAACCACTTCGTTCGACGAACTGATCTCCAGCGGCGACTTCCAGGAGTTTTCCACCCGCGACATGATCGCGGACGAACATTTTGCCGACCCTCAGCAAATGTATCACCGGGAACGCCTGCAGGAAAAGATCAACCGGGCCATCGACAAACTGGACCAGCGGGAAGCGGACATCATCCGCACCTACTATGGCCTGAACGCGGAGCAGGAAACGCAGAACTTTGCCCAGATCGCCGAGACGATGGGGCTTTCGCGGGAAAGGGTGCGCCAGATCCAGAAAGAGGCGCTGAAAAAGATCCTCTCCGACCTCAAGCCGGAAGAAGATGCCCTGGTGGACGAATTCATCGAAAAATACAGCACCTGA